The Pseudomonas sp. LFM046 region ATCGGCCGCGTGTGGAAGATCGCCGAGCAGCTGGAGTACGGCATGGTCGGCATCAACACCGGCCTGATCTCCAACGAGGTGGCTCCCTTCGGTGGCGTCAAGCAGTCCGGCCTCGGCCGCGAAGGCTCGAAGTACGGCATCGAGGACTACCTGGAAATGAAGTACCTGTGCCTCGCCGTTTGACGGCGGGCACCACGCACCACAGGGCGGCGCCTGGCGCCGCCCGCAGCCGCAGCAGAGGTTAGCGATGGCCAACTCCTATGAAATGATGCTTGCCCGTGTCACCGCGGTGGAGCAGGCAACCCCCCAGATCAAGCGCTTCACCCTGGAGCGCACCGATGGCCAGCCGCTGCCGGCCTTCACCGGCGGCAGCCACATCATCGTGCAGATGAAAGGCGCCGACGGCCGCCAGTTCAGCAATGCCTACTCGCTGATGAGCGACCCGGCCGATACCACCCGCTACCAGATCGGCGTGCGCCTGGAGGAGCAGTCCAAGGGCGGCTCGGCCTTCATGCACCAGCAGGTGGAGGTGGGGACCGAACTGGTGATCTCCAGCCCCAACAACCTGTTCGCCATCGATTCCAGCGCCGGCAAGCACGTGCTGATCGCCGGCGGCATCGGCATCACCCCGTTCCTCGCCCAGCTCCCCGAGCTGCGCGCCCAGGGCGCCAACTATGAGCTGCATTACGCCTTCCGCAGCCCGGAGCACGGCGCGTTCCAAGGGGAACTGGCCAACGGTCCTCATGCCGGGCAGGTGCGCTTCTACGTCGACAGCCTGGGCACCTCGCTGAACCTCGCCGAACTCATCGGCGGCATGGACGCGAACGCCCATGTCTACGTCTGCGGCCCCAAGCCGCTGATCGACGCGGTGATCGCCACCGCCAAGGCCCAGGGCGTGGCTGACGCCCGCGTGCATTGGGAACAGTTCGCCGCCGCGCCGGTCACCGGTGGCGCGTTCACCGTGGTGCTGGCCCAGTCCGGCCGCGAGCTGCAGGTGGAGGAGGGCATGACCATCCTCCAGGCCATCGAGAAGTCCAACGCCGCCCAGGTGGAGTGCCTGTGCCGCGAGGGCGTCTGCGGTACCTGCGAAACCCGCATCCTCGAAGGCGAGGCCGAGCACTTCGACCAGTACCTCAGCGACGAGGAAAAGGCCGCTCAGCAGACCATGATGCTGTGCGTGTCGCGGGCCAGGGGACAGCGCCTTGTTCTAGACCTCTAAGCCGGTGGGATTGGGCGGAGCTGGCGACGTATACTGCGTCGCCTGGCTCAGGGACATGCTCGCCATGACAGAAAACAGCTTCGCCTTCCGCCTCAAAGAACTGCTCGAACACCAGAAACTGACGCTGCAAGCGGTCGCCACCGTGCTCGGTATCTCCCGCACCGCTGTGCACAAGTGGACCCGTGGCGGCGAGATCGACTACGACAACCTGCGCAAGCTGGCCACCTTCCTCAAGGTCAACTGGATCTGGCTGCGCTATGGCGATGAGGCCCTGCAGGACGCCCAGCATGTGGAAGTGGTGGACCTGCCCATGACGGATGTGCGGCGCAAATACACCGCCGAGATCATGGAGAGCGAAGCACGCATGAAGCTGGCCCAGGAAAGCGCCGGCATCGTGAACTGGGAATGGAACCTGATCACCGACGAAGTCTCCTACTCGGCCAACGTCGAGGCCGTATATGGCTGGCCGGTGCGCCGTAACGAAGACTTCTGGCGCCACCTGCATCCCGACGACGTCACCGCGCTGCAGGCCATCTACCGGGAGTGCGTGGCCGAGGGCAAAGGCTACGAATTCAATTTCCGCATCTATCGCCCCGATGGCGAGCTGCGCTGGATTACCTCCCGCGCCACGTCGCTGAAGGATGCGGCCGGGCGCTCGGTGAAGATGGTCGGCGTAAGCCTGGACAGCACGGCACGCAAGCGCGTGGAGGATGAGCTTCGCCAGAGCGAGGAACGCTTCCGCGCCATCTTCGAGCTGGCCGGCGGCGCCCTGGCCTACATCGGCCTGGATGGGCGATGGCAGCGGGTAAACCAGCCGCTTTGCGATCTGCTCGGTTACAGCGCCGAGGAACTGGCGGAACTGACCTTCCAGCAACTGACCCATCCCGACGACCTCGCCGAGAATCTCGCCAGCGTCAAGCGCCT contains the following coding sequences:
- a CDS encoding helix-turn-helix transcriptional regulator; protein product: MTENSFAFRLKELLEHQKLTLQAVATVLGISRTAVHKWTRGGEIDYDNLRKLATFLKVNWIWLRYGDEALQDAQHVEVVDLPMTDVRRKYTAEIMESEARMKLAQESAGIVNWEWNLITDEVSYSANVEAVYGWPVRRNEDFWRHLHPDDVTALQAIYRECVAEGKGYEFNFRIYRPDGELRWITSRATSLKDAAGRSVKMVGVSLDSTARKRVEDELRQSEERFRAIFELAGGALAYIGLDGRWQRVNQPLCDLLGYSAEELAELTFQQLTHPDDLAENLASVKRLLDGEVAVSTMEKRFRRKDGQYIWVRVRSSVQRNATDRKPEHIISVYDDITASRAARLELEARVAELEQQLRELQGR
- a CDS encoding PDR/VanB family oxidoreductase — translated: MANSYEMMLARVTAVEQATPQIKRFTLERTDGQPLPAFTGGSHIIVQMKGADGRQFSNAYSLMSDPADTTRYQIGVRLEEQSKGGSAFMHQQVEVGTELVISSPNNLFAIDSSAGKHVLIAGGIGITPFLAQLPELRAQGANYELHYAFRSPEHGAFQGELANGPHAGQVRFYVDSLGTSLNLAELIGGMDANAHVYVCGPKPLIDAVIATAKAQGVADARVHWEQFAAAPVTGGAFTVVLAQSGRELQVEEGMTILQAIEKSNAAQVECLCREGVCGTCETRILEGEAEHFDQYLSDEEKAAQQTMMLCVSRARGQRLVLDL